A genomic stretch from Deltaproteobacteria bacterium includes:
- a CDS encoding ornithine cyclodeaminase family protein: protein MTWILTNDDIAQVLNVDDCLEVLEETFKDYALGDAANRPRSHSYAPMNDAPVQWYMLKTMDAVLPRYRVGGIRLTSDIVIERMVDGRMRREKPGLAPGGRWTELVFLFSVDTGELLAIMHGSFLQRIRVGATSAIAAKYVARKDSKIAALIGTGGLAGSHLEALSRLFALDEVRVFSPTPEHRQNFLEDWRAKMPFRLNVVSHPRDAIAGADIVSLVTNSLSPVLDEAWAQPGMHINSVQRGELDRHTIDRADLIVIRSADRDSHWFIGAREPEEVKFDLSDDPALRGKMQTLGGIMTGKEAGRTSAEQVTVFGGSGLGSAGLAIQLIACAARAFEKCQNKGLGYELPTELFSQDMHT from the coding sequence ATGACCTGGATTCTCACCAATGACGATATCGCGCAGGTGCTAAACGTTGACGATTGCCTGGAGGTTTTGGAAGAAACCTTCAAAGACTACGCGCTAGGCGACGCCGCCAACCGGCCGCGCTCGCACAGTTATGCGCCGATGAACGACGCGCCGGTGCAGTGGTACATGCTCAAGACCATGGATGCGGTCTTGCCGCGTTATCGGGTCGGCGGCATTCGCTTGACCTCCGACATCGTCATCGAACGCATGGTCGACGGCAGAATGCGCCGGGAAAAACCGGGGCTGGCGCCGGGTGGGCGCTGGACCGAGCTGGTATTTCTCTTCAGCGTCGATACCGGCGAGTTGTTGGCGATCATGCATGGCAGTTTCTTGCAGCGTATTCGCGTCGGCGCCACCAGCGCCATCGCGGCCAAGTATGTCGCGCGCAAGGATTCGAAGATAGCCGCCTTGATCGGCACCGGCGGACTGGCCGGCTCGCACCTGGAAGCGCTGTCGCGTTTGTTCGCGCTGGACGAAGTGCGCGTGTTTAGTCCGACGCCGGAGCACCGGCAAAATTTTCTCGAAGACTGGCGGGCGAAAATGCCATTCCGCTTGAACGTTGTTAGCCATCCGCGCGACGCCATCGCCGGCGCCGACATCGTCTCGCTGGTGACCAATTCGCTGAGCCCGGTGTTGGACGAAGCCTGGGCGCAGCCGGGCATGCATATCAATTCGGTCCAGCGCGGCGAGCTCGACCGCCATACCATCGATCGCGCCGACCTGATCGTCATCCGCAGCGCCGACCGCGACTCGCACTGGTTTATCGGCGCGCGCGAGCCGGAAGAGGTGAAGTTCGATTTGAGCGACGATCCGGCGCTGCGTGGCAAAATGCAAACTCTCGGCGGCATCATGACCGGCAAGGAAGCGGGTAGGACTTCCGCCGAGCAGGTGACGGTCTTCGGCGGCAGCGGGCTGGGCAGCGCAGGATTGGCGATTCAACTGATCGCCTGCGCGGCACGCGCCTTTGAGAAGTGTCAAAACAAGGGGCTTGGTTACGAGCTACCGACGGAGCTCTTCAGTCAGGATATGCACACGTAG
- a CDS encoding ABC transporter substrate-binding protein, translated as MKQFARQFIVSLIFAAASLLTISSASDAAQSNDLKPERNRLEVAIAATGPLYLPLLLAADAGYFDKRGLKVNLTVLSATASAQALLSGAVDIYQGGTATIHANVAGSDVIYIAASVDKSTLVLFGQKGIATLEGLRGKSVATTSVGAFGEIAIRKSAKERGMEIGRDIKLLYHKAPADALSTFVLNNADGLIVTPPQTEMAKSKGYPVIIDYFQQGLKIIGPGTGVARAFVQKNPNTLKIFLMGYLDGIKRAIDDPRTAKQIEAHYSKITDAKLLEDSYQDGKKVWNKDMTVDGDAIKLVLEQSTVAKAAELDPRRMFDNTLIKEVNRDYASKLFPGQVK; from the coding sequence ATGAAGCAATTCGCGCGACAATTCATCGTCTCACTGATTTTCGCCGCTGCGTCATTATTGACAATCTCAAGCGCCAGCGACGCGGCTCAGAGTAACGATCTCAAACCGGAAAGAAATAGACTCGAAGTCGCCATCGCCGCCACCGGGCCGCTCTATTTACCGCTGCTGCTGGCCGCCGATGCCGGCTACTTCGACAAGCGCGGACTCAAAGTTAACCTTACTGTGCTTAGCGCCACGGCATCCGCTCAAGCGTTGCTCTCCGGCGCCGTCGATATCTATCAGGGCGGCACGGCGACGATTCATGCCAACGTCGCCGGTTCGGATGTGATTTACATCGCCGCTTCCGTCGATAAAAGCACGCTGGTGCTGTTCGGACAGAAAGGCATCGCCACGCTGGAAGGTTTGCGCGGTAAATCGGTGGCCACCACTTCGGTGGGCGCCTTCGGCGAGATCGCAATTCGAAAATCGGCCAAGGAGCGCGGCATGGAAATTGGCAGGGACATCAAGCTGCTCTATCACAAGGCGCCGGCCGACGCGCTGTCGACTTTCGTGTTGAACAACGCCGACGGCTTGATCGTCACGCCGCCGCAGACTGAAATGGCCAAGAGCAAAGGCTATCCGGTGATCATCGATTATTTTCAGCAAGGCTTGAAAATCATCGGCCCCGGCACCGGCGTCGCCCGCGCCTTCGTGCAAAAAAATCCCAACACGCTAAAAATCTTTTTGATGGGCTACCTCGACGGCATCAAACGCGCCATCGACGATCCCCGTACCGCCAAACAGATCGAAGCCCACTATTCGAAAATCACCGACGCGAAATTGTTGGAAGATAGCTATCAAGATGGCAAGAAAGTCTGGAACAAAGATATGACCGTCGATGGCGACGCGATCAAACTCGTTCTCGAACAGTCCACCGTCGCCAAAGCCGCGGAACTCGATCCACGAAGAATGTTTGACAACACACTGATCAAAGAAGTGAACCGCGACTACGCGTCGAAACTTTTTCCCGGTCAGGTGAAATAA